TTGTGGCTAAGCGATCAGCGTAACGATTTGGAAGTGCCCGCCACGGGCGCTGCGCACAAGATTGAACAGGTTCTGGACACACTGCAAACGACAAATCGCGCCCTCATCGCGCGTATGTCGGGGTCAGGGTCAACCTGCTTTGCGCTGTATCCGACGATGAAAGACGCGCATTTCGCAGCCTATGAGATCGGCGCAGCGCATCCTGATTGGTGGTGCCGCGCCACTCAGCTTAATTGAGACGCGAGACCACGTAGTCTGCCAGTTCACGCAGCAGGCTGCGAATTTCGTGATCCGGCAACACATCCAGCGACGCCTTGGCCTTGTTCGCCCAACCCAAGGCGTCCTGCCGGGTCTCTTCCAGCGTGGCGTATTTGCCCATCAAGCGCAGCGCATGATCCAGATCGCCCTCCTGTTGACGGCCTTTTTCAATCGTCCGCTCCCAGAATGCGCGCTCGTCCGGTGTTGCTTGGGCCACGGCTTTGATCACCGGTAGGGTCAGCTTGCGCTCGCGGAAATCATCGCCCACGTTCTTTCCGGTTGCTTTGCTGTCGCCCTGATAGTCCAGCAGGTCGTCTGCGATCTGGAAGGCAATCCCCAATGAATCGCCGTAATCGAACAGAGCTTTAACTTGTTCTTCCGAAGCGCCAGCGATCACACCACCCACTTCGGTTGCGGCGGAAAACAGGGCGGCTGTCTTGCCGCGAACGACCTGCAGATAGACGCTCTCATCCGTACGCAGATCGGTAGCTGCTGTCATCTGCAGCACTTCGCCTTCGGCAATCGTGGCCGAGGCGTTGGCCAGAATGTCCAGCACCCGCAGCGAGCCGGTTTCGACCATCAGCTGGAAGCTGCGTGAAAACAGGTAATCGCCGACCAGAACGCTGGATTTGTTGTCCCACAGCAAATTTGCAGTGGGACGACCGCGCCGTTGGGCGCTTTCGTCTACCACATCGTCATGCAGCAGCGTCGCGGTATGGATAAATTCGACCGTGGCCGCAAGCCGCACATGGTGATCACCGGTATACCCAAACAAGCGCGCCGCCGCCAATGTCAGCATCGGACGCAGTCGCTTTCCGCCCGCTTCCACAAGATGTTGTGTCACCTCTGGGATTCGTGGCGCATGGTCCGACGCCATCCGCGTGCGGATCAGGCCGTTCACGGCCTCCATCTCGCCCGCCAACAATTCGGCGAGGCGCTCATGCGGTTTTGAAATCATGTCGACGGTCATCACACTCCTGATACAAGGCTCGACTTCCGCCTCGCCTTGCCCTTACATCCATCCCCATGAAAGAACTATTGCGCAGTACCGATCCGACAATCCTGGCCTTTGCATCCGCTCTTCTTGAAGGCGAGGATATAGACTGCTTTCAGATGGACGTAAATATGAGCATCCTCGAAGGTGGTATCGGAATCTTTCCGCGCCGCCTGATGGTGCGGTCCGAAGATCTGACTCGCGCCGAACGTGTGATGCGCGATAACGAGATTCCGCTGGGCCGATGACCCGCTTTGAAGACAAAGAACTGACCCGTAACAATTTCCTGGGTGGCCGGGTTCGACTGCTGCAACCCGAAGCCGGTTATCGCGCTGGCGTAGACCCCGTTTTTCTGGCCGCGTCAGTGCCTGCCCGGACCGGCCAGTCGGTGTTAGAGCTGGGCTGTGGCGCGGGGGCCGCTATTCTGTGCCTGTCCGCTCGGGTGCCGGGTCTGAAGCTGACCGGGGTCGAGTTACAGCCCGCCTATGCAGATTTGGCGCGTCGGAACGCAGAAATGAACGGTGTAGATCTGGATTTGGTCGAAGCAGACCTGACAGCTTTGCCAACAGCCATTCGGCAGCGTCAGTTCGATCACGTCATTGCCAATCCCCCCTATTACCGCGCCGGAGCACATAGTCGCGCCAACGACACCGGCCGCAGCATCGCGTTGGGAGAAGACACACCTTTGCAGGACTGGATTTCAGTGGCGGCCAAACGTCTGGCTCCGCAAGGGTATCTGCATATGATCCAAAAGGCAGATCGCCTGCCGGATATGATAGTGGCCTGCACGGGCA
The genomic region above belongs to Ruegeria sp. HKCCD4315 and contains:
- a CDS encoding polyprenyl synthetase family protein; this encodes MTVDMISKPHERLAELLAGEMEAVNGLIRTRMASDHAPRIPEVTQHLVEAGGKRLRPMLTLAAARLFGYTGDHHVRLAATVEFIHTATLLHDDVVDESAQRRGRPTANLLWDNKSSVLVGDYLFSRSFQLMVETGSLRVLDILANASATIAEGEVLQMTAATDLRTDESVYLQVVRGKTAALFSAATEVGGVIAGASEEQVKALFDYGDSLGIAFQIADDLLDYQGDSKATGKNVGDDFRERKLTLPVIKAVAQATPDERAFWERTIEKGRQQEGDLDHALRLMGKYATLEETRQDALGWANKAKASLDVLPDHEIRSLLRELADYVVSRLN
- a CDS encoding DUF2007 domain-containing protein, producing the protein MKELLRSTDPTILAFASALLEGEDIDCFQMDVNMSILEGGIGIFPRRLMVRSEDLTRAERVMRDNEIPLGR
- a CDS encoding tRNA1(Val) (adenine(37)-N6)-methyltransferase encodes the protein MTRFEDKELTRNNFLGGRVRLLQPEAGYRAGVDPVFLAASVPARTGQSVLELGCGAGAAILCLSARVPGLKLTGVELQPAYADLARRNAEMNGVDLDLVEADLTALPTAIRQRQFDHVIANPPYYRAGAHSRANDTGRSIALGEDTPLQDWISVAAKRLAPQGYLHMIQKADRLPDMIVACTGRLGSVEVLPLSARTGREAELVILRARKGGRAAFRLHAPLILHKGERHEMDGESYTEQVSAVLRQAAPLPRF